A single genomic interval of Scatophagus argus isolate fScaArg1 chromosome 22, fScaArg1.pri, whole genome shotgun sequence harbors:
- the slc38a4 gene encoding sodium-coupled neutral amino acid transporter 4 — protein MPGIVDRMELRKVTTEADDDSTDSLDDRYTEPIDSEKATIDSQFMDDNDDGESQKFLSNGMMKKKKYEEYHEEYHPGHTSFGMSVFNLSNAIMGSGILGLSFAMANTGIVLFTILLIAVAILSLYSVHLLLVTAKEGGSLIYEKLGERAFGWPGKMAAFGSIIMQNIGAMSSYLFIVKYELPEVIRAFLALEENSGEWYLNGNYLVVFVSIGVILPLSILKNLGYLGYTSGFSLSCMVFFLGVVIYKKTQLPCPLPFFYHHSSNLSMNASDTMALYSLQNRSAHMDFSRADISPAVQGSHDANHPNGIHFEPHPDDKEMCTPKYFVFNSQTAYTVPILAFAFVCHPEVLPIYSELKDRTRRKMQNVSNLSILTMLVMYMLSALFGYLTFYDNVEAELLHTFTKVYKFDTMLLLVRLAVLTAVTLTVPIVLFPIRSSITTLLFSGREFSWTRHMLIAAAILAFNNMLVIFVPTIRDIFGFIGSSAATMLIFILPAAFYLRLVKSVPFRSPQKIGAAVFLVAGIIFMIGSLSLIVFDWVHNPPGSSNGH, from the exons ATGCCGGGAATCGTGGATCGTATGGAGCTGAGGAAAGTCACCACAGAAGCTGATGATGACAGTACTGACAGCCTGGACGACCGCTACACTGAGCCCATTGACTCTGAGAAGGCCACTATCGACAG TCAGTTTATGGACGATAATGATGATGGAGAAAGCCAGAAGTTTCTGTCAAATgggatgatgaagaagaagaaatatgagGAATACCATGAGGAATAT CATCCCGGCCACACCTCATTTGGAATGTCTGTCTTCAACTTGAGCAACGCTATCATGGGCAGCGGCATCCTGGGCCTGTCATTCGCCATGGCAAACACCGGCATCGTTCTCTTTAC GATCCTCCTCATCGCTGTGGCCATCCTCTCCTTATATTCTGTCCATCTGCTCCTGGTGACAGCTAAAGAAGGAG GATCCCTCATCTATGAAAAGCTGGGAGAGAGAGCATTCGGCTGGCCGGGGAAAATGGCAGCATTTGGATCGATAATTATGCAGAACATTGGAG CCATGTCCAGCTACCTTTTTATTGTGAAGTATGAGCTGCCTGAGGTGATCCGAGCCTTCTTGGCTTTAGAAGAAAACtcagg TGAATGGTACCTGAACGGGAACTACCTGGTGGTGTTTGTGTCAATCGGAGTCATTCTGCCTTTGTCCATCCTTAAAAATCTGG GCTACCTGGGCTACACCAGTGGTTTTTCCCTTTCCTGCATGGTCTTCTTCCTCGGTGTG GTGATCTACAAGAAGACCCAGCTGCCCTGCCCCCTTCCTTTCTTTTACCACCACTCGTCTAACCTCAGCATGAACGCTTCGGACACGATGGCGCTGTACTCGCTACAAAACCGCTCAGCGCACATGGATTTCTCCCGTGCTGACATTTCCCCAGCAGTCCAAGGCAGCCATGATGCTAACCACCCCAATGGCATCCACTTCGAGCCTCACCCTGATGATAAGGAGATGTGCACGCCCAAATACTTTGTTTTCAACTCACAG ACGGCATACACTGTGCCCATTCTGGCCTTTGCCTTTGTCTGCCATCCTGAGGTCCTGCCAATctacagtgagctgaaaga TCGCACCCGGAGAAAGATGCAGAACGTCTCCAACCTGTCCATCTTAACTATGCTCGTCATGTACATGCTGTCAGCGCTGTTTGGCTACCTCACCTTTTATG ACAACGTGGAGGCAGAGTTGCTCCACACCTTCACCAAGGTTTATAAGTTTGACACCATGTTGCTGCTGGTCCGTTTGGctgttctcactgctgtcactcTGACTGTCCCCATCGTGCTGTTCCCT ATCCGCTCCTCCATCACCACACTGCTGTTCAGTGGTCGGGAGTTCAGCTGGACTCGCCACATGCTGATTGCCGCCGCCATCTTGGCTTTCAACAACATGTTGGTCATCTTTGTCCCCACCATCAGAGACATCTTTGGCTTCATTG GCTCATCTGCAGCCACTATGCTCATCTTCATCCTACCTGCTGCCTTTTACCTCCGCCTGGTAAAATCAGTGCCGTTCCGCTCCCCACAGAAGATTGGG GCGGCCGTCTTCCTAGTGGCGGGAATCATCTTCATGATTGGCAGCTTGTCACTCATCGTGTTCGACTGGGTGCACAACCCGCCAGGCTCCAGCAATGGTCACTAA